One window of the Papaver somniferum cultivar HN1 unplaced genomic scaffold, ASM357369v1 unplaced-scaffold_115, whole genome shotgun sequence genome contains the following:
- the LOC113329247 gene encoding glycine-rich cell wall structural protein-like produces the protein MGLFSSPLVFILSLFLVTSFAIIAQSRIARKDLGLDFGGRGNVGARVGSGIGLGGGGSASGSGSGSVGARGRGVGNVGGNVRGNIGGNVGGGIGTGIDLGGGGSASGSAGAGSQGGGNVGGKVGGNAGGGAGTNIGLGGGGSASGSGSASGSSGASGQGGGNIGGNAGAGVGTNIGLGGGGSASGSGFASGSAGASDQGGVNVGGKVGGNAGSGVGTNIGLGGGGSASGSAGAGSQGGGTVGGKVGGNAGGGAGTNIGFGGGGSTGASGQGGGDVGGKFRGNVGSGVGTNIGLGGGGSTSGSAGAGGQGGVNVGGNAGVGIGTNIGSGGGGSASGSGSASGSAGASGQGGGNIGGKVGDNAGAGVGTDIGLGGGGSASGSGSASGNVGAAGQGSGGVGGKVGGNTGAGVGTNIGIGGGGSASGSGSASGSAGATGQGGGDVEGNSGAGVGTSIGSGGDGSVSGSGSASVGGRGGVDVGSNVGTGIGAGIGK, from the exons ATGGGTTTATTCTCATCGCCTTTAGTTTTTATTCTTAGCTTGTTCCTCGTTACTAGTTTCGCTATCATTGCTCAAAGCCGAATAGCTAGGAAAGacttgggtttggattttggaggTCGAGGTAATGTAGGAGCTCGAGTAGGTTCAGGTATAGGCTTAGGTGGAGGTGGTTCCGCATCGGGCTCTGGATCTGGTTCTGTTGGTGCAAGAGGACGAGGTGTGGGTAATGTAGGGGGAAATGTAAGAGGTAATATAGGAGGTAATGTTGGAGGCGGAATAGGTACAGGCATAGACTTAGGTGGAGGTGGTTCTGCATCTGGTTCTGCCGGTGCGGGCAGTCAAGGTGGGGGTAACGTAGGAGGTAAAGTCGGAGGTAATGCAGGAGGTGGCGCAGGTACAAACATAGGATTAGGTGGAGGTGGTTCTGCATCCGGCTCAGGTTCTGCTTCAGGCTCCTCTGGTGCAAGTGGTCAAGGTGGAGGAAATATCGGAGGTAATGCAGGAGCTGGAGTAGGTACAAACATAGGCTTAGGTGGAGGTGGTTCTGCATCCGGCTCAGGTTTTGCATCTGGCTCCGCTGGTGCAAGTGATCAAGGTGGAGTAAATGTAGGAGGTAAAGTCGGAGGTAATGCAGGATCCGGCGTAGGTACAAACATAGGTTTAGGTGGAGGTGGTTCTGCATCTGGTTCTGCTGGTGCAGGTAGTCAAGGTGGGGGTACTGTAGGAGGTAAAGTTGGAGGTAATGCTGGAGGTGGCGCAGGTACAAACATAGGCTTTGGTGGAGGTGGTTCTACTGGTGCGAGTGGTCAAGGTGGAGGAGATGTCGGAGGTAAATTCAGAGGTAATGTAGGATCTGGAGTAGGTACAAACATAGGCTTAGGTGGAGGTGGTTCTACATCTGGCTCCGCTGGTGCAG GTGGTCAAGGTGGAGTAAATGTAGGAGGTAATGCAGGAGTCGGCATAGGTACCAACATAGGCTCAGGTGGAGGTGGTTCTGCATCCGGCTCAGGTTCTGCTTCAGGCTCCGCTGGTGCAAGTGGTCAAGGTGGAGGAAATATCGGAGGTAAAGTCGGAGATAATGCAGGAGCTGGAGTAGGTACAGACATAGGCTTAGGTGGAGGCGGTTCTGCATCCGGCTCAGGCTCTGCATCTGGTAACGTTGGTGCCGCTGGTCAAGGTAGTGGTGGCGTAGGAGGTAAAGTTGGAGGTAATACTGGGGCTGGAGTAGGTACAAACATAGGCATAGGTGGAGGAGGTTCTGCATCCGGTTCAGGTTCTGCTTCTGGCTCCGCTGGTGCAACTGGTCAAGGTGGAGGTGATGTAGAAGGCAACTCAGGAGCTGGAGTAGGTACAAGTATTGGCTCAGGTGGGGACGGTTCTGTATCCGGCTCAGGTTCTGCTAGTGTAGGAGGTCGAGGTGGAGTTGATGTAGGAAGTAACGTAGGAACTGGAATAGGTGCTGGCATAGGCAAGTGA